In a genomic window of Gloeocapsopsis dulcis:
- a CDS encoding segregation/condensation protein A: MDAAHLLEKITLLIDLAQKGEIDPWDVQVIDVIDRYLSEVFTADKIAQTATEADLSQSGQAFLSASMLVLFKANTLIELEFQQAELQPTEDDFFPNANETYTRVRLPLEQQLRRRPAALPPQKRRVTLQELITQLQLMANQLQAQQPVSSNHNTRTRKLSSPSRTQLRQALELAHQENLTEVAREIEQFLNSGCHNTQQQEQKSLNLDQLVELWTQMKCSSAIAASSHAPVQERVSVFWALLLLSAQSKVELSQDEFYQEIKIRTITAV, encoded by the coding sequence ATGGATGCTGCGCACCTATTAGAAAAAATTACACTTTTGATTGATCTTGCCCAAAAAGGAGAAATTGATCCTTGGGATGTTCAGGTCATTGATGTAATTGATCGATATTTGAGTGAGGTTTTTACTGCGGATAAAATTGCCCAAACAGCTACTGAAGCAGATTTATCACAATCAGGACAAGCCTTTTTATCGGCATCAATGCTCGTGTTGTTTAAAGCCAACACATTGATTGAACTAGAATTTCAGCAAGCTGAACTACAACCAACAGAAGATGATTTCTTCCCAAACGCTAACGAAACTTACACCAGAGTACGTTTACCTTTAGAACAGCAGTTACGTCGCCGCCCAGCAGCTTTACCACCACAAAAACGCCGAGTGACGCTGCAAGAACTCATCACTCAGTTGCAATTAATGGCAAATCAATTGCAAGCGCAGCAACCAGTCTCATCGAATCACAACACGCGTACTCGGAAACTCTCCTCGCCATCACGTACACAACTGCGCCAGGCACTGGAGTTAGCGCACCAGGAAAATCTCACCGAGGTAGCAAGAGAAATTGAACAGTTTTTAAATTCTGGCTGCCATAATACTCAGCAGCAGGAACAGAAATCGCTGAATTTAGATCAATTGGTAGAGTTGTGGACTCAAATGAAGTGTTCAAGTGCGATTGCAGCTTCTAGCCATGCACCTGTTCAAGAACGAGTTAGCGTTTTTTGGGCATTATTACTACTGTCAGCCCAGTCAAAAGTAGAGTTATCCCAAGATGAGTTTTATCAAGAAATCAAAATTCGGACAATCACTGCAGTATGA
- the pdxH gene encoding pyridoxamine 5'-phosphate oxidase: protein MNISVADLRKDYTLQGLQEKNAEPNPFVQFQLWFDQALAAQLPEPNAMTLATATPDGKPSARMVLLKNFDERGFVFFTNYSSHKGQELAANPQAALVFWWAELERQVRIEGRVEKASDAESDEYFQSRPLNSRLGAWASDQSQVVASREVLEQRLQELQQKYEHAEIPRPSYWGGYRLIPSVIEFWQGRPSRLHDRLNYRYQKDGSWRIERLSP, encoded by the coding sequence ATGAACATTAGCGTAGCGGATCTTCGTAAAGATTACACTCTCCAAGGCTTGCAGGAAAAAAACGCTGAGCCCAATCCCTTTGTACAGTTCCAACTATGGTTTGACCAAGCGTTAGCTGCACAGTTGCCTGAACCTAACGCGATGACTTTGGCTACTGCAACTCCAGACGGTAAACCTTCGGCAAGAATGGTTCTGTTAAAAAACTTTGACGAACGGGGTTTTGTATTTTTCACAAACTATTCCAGTCACAAAGGGCAAGAACTCGCAGCAAATCCGCAAGCCGCCCTCGTATTTTGGTGGGCGGAACTGGAACGCCAAGTCCGGATTGAAGGACGTGTGGAAAAAGCATCTGATGCAGAATCTGATGAATATTTTCAAAGTCGCCCATTGAACAGTCGATTAGGCGCTTGGGCGTCAGATCAAAGTCAAGTTGTAGCTAGCCGTGAAGTTTTAGAACAACGCTTGCAGGAACTGCAGCAAAAGTATGAACACGCAGAAATTCCTCGACCATCCTACTGGGGAGGATATCGCTTAATTCCTAGTGTTATTGAATTTTGGCAAGGACGCCCCAGCCGACTCCACGATCGCCTCAACTATCGTTATCAAAAAGATGGTAGTTGGCGAATTGAACGCTTGTCACCGTAA
- the speA gene encoding biosynthetic arginine decarboxylase, with amino-acid sequence MGVELSTSTNSALESQPPLELQKQKQKASEAEKAVNNGNKAEPNSKKSSSYSQTEPLPQKKWKIEDSEALYRIEGWGEPYFSINAAGHVTVSPKGDRGGSLDLYELVNALKQRNLSLPLLIRFSDILEDRIQRLNACFAKAIARYNYPGVYRGVYPVKCNQQKHLIEDLVRFGKPHQFGLEAGSKPELMIALAMLDTPGALLVCNGYKDREYIEIAMLATRLGQTPIIVIEQVEEVELVINASRQLGIRPILGVRAKLSTQGMGRWGTSTGDRAKFGLTIPEIIQAVDQLRDANLLESLQLLHFHIGSQISAINVIKDAIQEASRIYVELAQLGADMKYLDVGGGLGVDYDGSQTNFYASKNYNMQNYANDIVAELKDACAERKIPVPTLISESGRAIASHQSILIFDVLSTCDVPSVAPNPPQSEEPPIIHNLWETYQSINVENYQEAYHDITQFKEEGINRFNLGILTLRERARVERLYWACCEKITNITRQQDYVPDDLEELEKIMASIYYVNLSVFQSAPDCWAIDQLFPIMPIHRLDQEPTRRGILADLTCDSDGKIDKFIDLRDVKSVLELHSFKTGEPYYLGMFLSGAYQEIMGNLHNLFGDTNAVHIQLTPKGYQIEHVVKGDTMTEVVGYVQYDSEDLVESIRQRTEQALEEKRITLSESQRLLQTYEQSLSRYTYLSP; translated from the coding sequence ATGGGTGTTGAGTTAAGCACAAGCACAAATTCAGCATTAGAGAGCCAGCCGCCTCTTGAACTACAAAAACAGAAGCAAAAAGCTTCTGAAGCCGAAAAGGCAGTAAATAATGGAAACAAAGCGGAGCCAAATAGTAAGAAGTCATCGTCATATTCTCAAACCGAGCCTTTGCCACAGAAAAAATGGAAGATTGAGGATAGCGAAGCCCTATATCGAATTGAGGGTTGGGGCGAGCCTTACTTTTCTATCAATGCTGCTGGTCATGTTACAGTTTCCCCCAAAGGCGATCGCGGTGGTTCTTTAGATTTATATGAATTAGTTAACGCCCTGAAGCAGCGTAACTTGTCGCTACCATTGCTCATTCGCTTTTCTGATATCTTAGAAGACCGGATTCAGCGATTGAATGCCTGTTTTGCCAAAGCGATCGCCCGCTACAATTACCCAGGTGTTTACCGTGGTGTTTACCCAGTCAAGTGTAACCAACAAAAGCACTTAATTGAAGATCTTGTGCGATTTGGTAAACCTCATCAATTTGGTTTGGAGGCAGGATCTAAGCCCGAATTGATGATTGCCTTGGCAATGCTAGATACCCCTGGCGCACTCTTAGTATGTAATGGCTACAAAGATCGTGAATACATCGAGATTGCCATGCTGGCTACCCGATTAGGGCAGACTCCGATCATTGTGATAGAACAAGTTGAAGAAGTTGAACTCGTCATTAATGCGAGTCGCCAGTTAGGAATTCGACCAATTTTAGGAGTGCGGGCAAAGCTGAGTACCCAAGGTATGGGACGCTGGGGAACATCAACCGGCGATCGCGCTAAATTTGGTCTGACAATTCCCGAAATTATTCAAGCTGTTGATCAATTACGTGATGCCAATCTCCTGGAATCATTGCAACTTCTTCACTTCCACATCGGCTCACAAATTTCGGCAATTAACGTCATCAAAGATGCCATTCAAGAAGCTAGCCGCATTTACGTCGAATTAGCCCAACTTGGGGCAGATATGAAGTATCTCGATGTTGGTGGTGGCTTGGGCGTAGACTACGACGGTTCGCAAACCAACTTCTACGCCTCCAAAAACTACAATATGCAAAATTATGCCAACGACATTGTGGCAGAGCTAAAAGACGCCTGTGCTGAGCGGAAAATACCTGTACCGACATTGATTAGTGAAAGTGGTAGGGCGATCGCATCGCACCAATCGATTTTAATTTTTGATGTTCTGAGCACTTGTGATGTGCCTTCAGTTGCCCCAAATCCACCACAGTCAGAAGAACCGCCAATTATTCACAATCTATGGGAAACTTACCAATCAATTAATGTCGAAAACTATCAAGAGGCGTACCACGACATCACTCAATTTAAGGAAGAAGGCATCAACCGTTTCAATCTGGGCATCTTAACACTAAGAGAGCGTGCTAGAGTTGAACGACTTTACTGGGCTTGCTGCGAGAAAATCACGAACATTACCCGTCAGCAAGACTACGTCCCAGATGACTTGGAAGAACTAGAAAAAATCATGGCTTCCATCTACTACGTCAATCTATCTGTGTTTCAATCTGCACCAGATTGTTGGGCAATTGATCAACTGTTTCCGATCATGCCAATTCACCGCTTGGATCAGGAACCTACACGGCGAGGTATCTTAGCAGACTTAACGTGTGACAGTGATGGAAAAATTGACAAATTCATTGATTTACGGGATGTCAAGTCAGTTTTAGAACTACACTCTTTCAAAACTGGAGAACCTTACTACTTGGGAATGTTCCTCAGTGGTGCTTACCAAGAAATTATGGGCAATTTGCATAACTTGTTTGGTGACACCAATGCAGTTCATATTCAATTAACACCTAAAGGGTATCAGATTGAGCACGTAGTCAAAGGCGATACAATGACTGAAGTCGTGGGTTATGTACAATATGACTCAGAAGATTTAGTCGAAAGTATCCGCCAGCGTACTGAGCAAGCACTCGAAGAAAAGCGAATTACGCTTTCTGAATCTCAGCGATTGCTACAAACTTATGAACAGAGTTTGAGTCGATACACCTACTTGTCTCCGTAA
- a CDS encoding DUF262 domain-containing protein has product MKASETTLRNLLEGTKQFQIPLFQRSYSWKKENWETLWEDLMSLYREEIKGFYFLGPIVTQAIPGTADGISPFVVIDGQQRLTTLTIVLAVLRNYLRKSDKSVADEVQELYLINKFKKDNDFYKVLPTQGDREAYQSIITGKTLKDLKKEGSIYEAYKFFDAKFKKPDLEENIVLDLTKFKPILLEQLLLVNITSDDSDNPYLIFESLNNKGEELSQVDLIRNYIFMKIPANEQEAVFEKIWSPLQEKFKQNLKNNKSINDNEYAIELTNAFWFYLRKDGKAISQKEVYKAIKQKFDSSQLDTISQLEEIIQFANYYLRLNFENEELNITLRKWFKRLKRLDFTTCHIFLLNIYRDYEEEKLSLEEFRKVIRYLESYFVRRWVTGISTKALGTVFNDLYNKVKKKNSSDLVDGLRRTLIEFKTSQIFPEDAKFRDALIQKSLYSKTSGVNDRVKLLLESIEAELSKEQVNPENLTLEHIMPQTLDTKWKIVLGTNYSNIHKKWLHTLGNLTLTGYNSELSNKCYEDKLHYLHTSNVTLNQYFKNIDTWNEEAIKNRAEYLADIAVKICLR; this is encoded by the coding sequence ATGAAGGCTTCAGAAACAACTCTCCGCAATTTACTAGAAGGAACTAAACAGTTTCAAATCCCACTGTTTCAACGCTCATACTCTTGGAAAAAAGAAAACTGGGAAACGCTGTGGGAAGATTTGATGAGTCTGTATAGAGAAGAAATTAAGGGCTTTTACTTCCTAGGTCCAATAGTGACTCAAGCCATACCTGGTACTGCTGATGGAATTTCACCATTTGTTGTTATTGACGGACAACAACGCTTAACAACGCTGACGATCGTTTTAGCCGTTTTACGAAATTATCTCAGAAAATCGGACAAAAGCGTTGCAGACGAAGTACAGGAGTTGTACTTAATTAATAAGTTTAAGAAAGACAATGATTTTTATAAGGTATTGCCAACTCAAGGCGATCGCGAAGCGTATCAAAGTATCATCACCGGAAAAACGCTCAAGGATTTAAAAAAAGAAGGTTCGATCTACGAAGCTTATAAATTTTTTGATGCAAAGTTTAAAAAGCCTGACTTGGAAGAAAATATTGTTTTAGACCTCACTAAGTTTAAACCAATTCTTCTAGAACAACTTTTATTAGTAAATATTACTTCCGACGATAGCGATAATCCTTATCTAATTTTTGAAAGTTTGAATAATAAAGGAGAAGAATTAAGTCAAGTAGATTTAATACGTAATTATATATTTATGAAAATACCAGCTAATGAACAAGAAGCGGTATTTGAGAAAATATGGTCTCCTTTGCAGGAAAAATTCAAACAGAATCTTAAGAATAACAAAAGTATTAATGATAATGAATATGCAATTGAATTAACAAATGCATTTTGGTTTTACCTGCGTAAAGATGGTAAAGCAATTAGCCAAAAAGAGGTCTATAAAGCAATCAAACAAAAATTTGATTCTTCTCAATTAGATACTATAAGTCAACTAGAAGAAATTATTCAATTTGCTAACTACTACTTACGCCTTAACTTTGAAAACGAAGAACTAAATATTACTCTAAGGAAATGGTTTAAACGACTAAAAAGGTTAGACTTTACTACTTGTCATATATTTTTACTTAATATCTACCGCGATTATGAGGAAGAAAAGCTATCTTTAGAAGAGTTTAGAAAAGTTATTAGATATTTAGAATCTTATTTTGTCCGTCGCTGGGTAACAGGAATTTCTACTAAAGCGCTAGGTACTGTTTTTAATGATTTATATAATAAAGTCAAGAAGAAAAATTCTAGCGACTTGGTGGATGGTTTGCGTCGGACTCTTATAGAATTTAAAACCAGTCAAATTTTTCCAGAAGATGCCAAGTTTCGTGATGCTCTTATTCAAAAATCACTGTATAGCAAAACTTCTGGAGTAAATGATAGAGTTAAGCTACTTTTAGAGAGTATTGAAGCAGAATTAAGCAAAGAGCAAGTTAACCCTGAAAATTTGACACTGGAGCATATTATGCCTCAAACCTTAGATACAAAATGGAAAATAGTTTTAGGCACTAACTATAGCAATATCCATAAAAAATGGTTACATACTTTAGGTAATTTAACATTAACAGGTTACAATTCAGAGCTATCTAATAAATGTTATGAAGACAAACTACATTATTTACATACTAGCAACGTAACTTTAAACCAATATTTTAAAAATATAGATACTTGGAATGAAGAAGCAATTAAGAATCGTGCTGAGTACTTAGCTGATATAGCAGTTAAAATTTGTCTTCGATGA
- a CDS encoding DMT family transporter — protein sequence MSSNLTGEFAALSAAFLWAMASVIYSRIGQQIHPLELNLFKGAIAVVLFLFTILISGDLLPALAFNNYFLLILSGMLGIGLGDSAFLTALKYLGARRTLLMETLAPPMTAVLALLFLQEQLSFAAWCGIMITIMGVVSVLSERVPATSTYHSTYLLRGIGFGILAAIALSTGAILSRAVFATTSISSLWAALLRLMGGLLILIPWVGIKRRSHIKLPTLRVTSAIFLASFAGTYLGIWLQQTAIKFTAAGIALTLTNTSPLFVLPIAAAMGERISIRAIAGVGVAIAGIAILFYLQ from the coding sequence ATGTCTTCTAACTTGACAGGCGAATTTGCAGCTTTATCTGCCGCTTTTTTATGGGCGATGGCTTCAGTTATTTACAGCCGTATTGGACAACAAATTCATCCCCTCGAACTTAACTTGTTCAAAGGGGCGATCGCAGTTGTTCTCTTTCTTTTCACAATTCTCATTAGTGGCGACTTACTCCCAGCGCTGGCGTTTAATAATTATTTCCTCTTAATCCTCAGTGGAATGTTGGGCATCGGTTTAGGTGATTCTGCCTTTCTCACGGCGTTAAAGTATCTCGGCGCGCGTCGTACTCTGCTCATGGAAACTTTAGCACCACCCATGACCGCAGTTTTGGCATTGCTTTTTCTCCAAGAACAATTGAGTTTTGCTGCGTGGTGTGGTATTATGATTACTATCATGGGAGTCGTATCGGTATTAAGCGAAAGAGTACCTGCCACAAGTACATATCACTCCACATATTTATTACGCGGTATCGGTTTTGGAATTCTAGCTGCGATCGCGCTCTCTACAGGTGCGATACTTTCCCGTGCTGTTTTTGCAACAACGTCTATAAGTTCATTGTGGGCTGCACTCCTGCGCTTGATGGGTGGTTTACTGATTCTGATACCGTGGGTAGGCATAAAACGACGTTCTCACATAAAACTCCCCACACTCAGAGTTACATCTGCAATTTTCTTAGCTTCTTTTGCTGGAACCTACTTGGGAATTTGGCTACAACAAACCGCTATTAAATTTACCGCAGCCGGAATTGCCTTAACACTAACAAATACTAGTCCTCTATTCGTATTACCGATAGCCGCAGCAATGGGAGAACGCATTAGTATAAGGGCGATCGCTGGTGTTGGAGTTGCGATCGCCGGAATTGCCATTTTGTTTTATTTGCAATAA
- a CDS encoding nucleotidyltransferase family protein: MKAMILAAGKGTRVRPITYTIPKPMIPILQKPVMEFLLELLRQHGFDKIMVNVSHLAGEIESYFRDGQHFGVQIAYSFEGRIEDGELVGEAIGSAGGMRRIQDFSPFFDDTFVVLCGDALIDLDLTAAVKWHKARGAIATVIMRSVPPEEVSSYGIVVTDEAGRVKAFQEKPAVDEALSTNISTGIYIFEPEVLDYIPSGQQYDIGSQLFPKLVEIGAPFYGLVMDFQWVDIGKVPDYWQAIRGVLSREIKNVDIPGHEVAPGIYTGLNVAVNWDKVDITGPVYIGGMTRIEDGAKIIGPAMIGPNCWICSGATVDNSVIFDYSRLGPGVRLVDKLVFGRYCVDKNGATIDVQAAALDWLITDARYPHPSQPPLEHRAIVELLGNGN, translated from the coding sequence ATGAAAGCTATGATTCTAGCGGCTGGTAAAGGTACTCGCGTACGCCCAATTACCTACACAATTCCTAAACCAATGATTCCGATCCTGCAAAAGCCAGTGATGGAATTTCTCTTGGAATTACTACGCCAACATGGATTTGACAAAATTATGGTCAATGTCAGTCATTTAGCTGGTGAAATTGAAAGCTATTTTCGCGACGGACAACATTTTGGAGTTCAAATTGCCTATTCCTTTGAGGGGCGTATTGAAGATGGTGAATTAGTTGGTGAAGCAATCGGTTCTGCAGGTGGAATGCGCCGCATCCAAGATTTTTCTCCATTTTTTGACGATACGTTTGTGGTGCTGTGTGGCGACGCTTTGATTGATTTAGATCTCACCGCAGCCGTCAAGTGGCACAAAGCTAGAGGTGCGATCGCGACTGTGATTATGCGCTCAGTTCCTCCCGAGGAAGTTTCCAGTTACGGTATTGTTGTGACTGATGAGGCAGGACGTGTCAAAGCTTTCCAAGAAAAGCCTGCAGTTGACGAAGCACTGAGTACTAACATCAGCACAGGTATTTATATTTTTGAGCCTGAGGTCTTAGATTACATTCCTTCTGGTCAGCAATACGACATCGGTAGCCAATTATTCCCTAAACTAGTAGAAATTGGTGCGCCATTTTACGGTTTAGTCATGGACTTCCAATGGGTAGATATTGGTAAAGTTCCTGATTACTGGCAGGCTATTCGTGGTGTCCTCTCCAGAGAAATCAAAAATGTGGACATTCCTGGTCACGAGGTTGCGCCAGGAATCTATACTGGTTTAAATGTTGCCGTGAACTGGGACAAAGTAGACATTACAGGTCCAGTTTACATCGGTGGCATGACACGCATTGAAGACGGCGCAAAAATCATTGGACCAGCGATGATTGGTCCTAACTGCTGGATTTGCAGTGGTGCTACAGTGGACAACAGCGTCATTTTTGATTACTCGCGCCTGGGACCTGGAGTCCGCTTGGTTGATAAGTTGGTATTTGGACGCTATTGCGTTGATAAGAATGGTGCAACCATCGATGTGCAAGCTGCAGCCCTCGACTGGCTCATTACAGACGCCCGTTATCCCCACCCATCACAACCTCCACTAGAACATCGCGCGATCGTTGAGTTATTAGGAAACGGAAATTAG
- the acs gene encoding acetate--CoA ligase produces MSQLTIESILQEKRLFHPPTEFSQNAHIKSLEEYQQLYDKASSAPQKFWAELAEQELHWFQKWDKVLDWQPPFAKWFVNGKINISYNCLDRHLTTWRKNKAALIWEGEPGDSRTLTYAQLHREVCQFANVLKQLGVQKGDRVGIYLPMIPEAAIAMLACARIGAPHTVVFGGFSAEALRDRLIDGQVKVVVTADGGYRKDAAVPLKEQVDKALASGDVTSVENVLVVRRTGQEVQMEPRRDHWWHELQQGVSADCPAEPMDSEDLLFILYTSGSTGKPKGVVHTTGGYNLYTHITTKWIFDLQDTDIYWCTADVGWITGHSYIVYGPLSNGATTVMYEGAPRSSNPGCFWDVIEKYGVTVFYTAPTAIRAFIKMGEHLPKARNLSSLRLLGTVGEPINPEAWMWYYRVIGGDRCPIVDTWWQTETGGIMITPLPGAIPTKPGSATRPFPGILADVIDLEGNSVGDNEGGYLIVRHPWPGMMRTVYGDPDRFRRTYWEHIPPQDGKYVYFASDGARRDEDGYFWVMGRVDDVINVSGHRLGTMEVESALVSHPAVAEAAIVSKPDEVKGEDIVAFVTLEGTYQPSEQLSKELKQHVVKEIGAIARPGEIRFTDALPKTRSGKIMRRLLRNLASGQEVSGDTSTLEDRGVLDKLREGT; encoded by the coding sequence ATGTCTCAACTCACAATTGAATCAATTCTCCAAGAAAAACGTTTATTTCATCCTCCGACTGAATTTTCTCAAAATGCCCACATTAAAAGCTTAGAAGAGTACCAACAACTATACGACAAAGCCTCGTCTGCTCCCCAAAAGTTTTGGGCAGAACTTGCCGAACAAGAGTTGCACTGGTTTCAAAAGTGGGACAAGGTACTCGATTGGCAACCACCATTTGCTAAGTGGTTTGTCAACGGCAAAATCAATATTTCTTACAACTGTCTCGATCGCCATCTCACCACCTGGCGTAAGAATAAAGCCGCATTAATTTGGGAAGGCGAACCAGGTGACTCGCGGACACTCACCTACGCCCAGCTACACCGCGAAGTGTGTCAATTTGCCAATGTTTTAAAGCAGTTAGGTGTCCAAAAAGGCGATCGCGTGGGAATTTATCTGCCGATGATTCCCGAAGCGGCGATCGCAATGTTAGCGTGTGCCCGAATTGGTGCGCCGCATACTGTTGTTTTTGGTGGGTTTAGTGCCGAAGCATTACGCGATCGCCTCATTGACGGACAAGTTAAAGTTGTTGTGACTGCTGATGGTGGTTATCGTAAAGATGCCGCGGTTCCGCTTAAAGAACAAGTTGATAAAGCCTTAGCGAGTGGAGATGTTACTAGCGTAGAAAACGTGCTTGTTGTGCGGCGGACTGGGCAAGAAGTGCAGATGGAACCAAGACGCGACCATTGGTGGCACGAACTCCAGCAAGGTGTCTCAGCAGATTGTCCTGCTGAACCGATGGACAGTGAAGATCTGCTGTTTATCTTGTACACTTCGGGTAGCACTGGCAAGCCTAAAGGAGTAGTACATACAACAGGTGGTTATAACTTATATACGCACATAACCACCAAATGGATTTTCGATCTTCAAGATACGGATATCTATTGGTGCACAGCTGACGTTGGTTGGATTACTGGACACAGTTACATTGTTTATGGTCCACTTTCTAACGGTGCGACAACAGTCATGTACGAAGGTGCGCCGCGTTCCTCCAATCCTGGTTGCTTCTGGGATGTCATAGAGAAGTACGGCGTGACAGTTTTTTATACTGCACCGACAGCGATTCGAGCATTTATTAAAATGGGCGAACACTTGCCCAAAGCCAGGAATTTATCTTCTTTACGCTTATTAGGAACTGTGGGCGAACCGATTAACCCTGAAGCTTGGATGTGGTACTACCGCGTCATCGGTGGCGATCGCTGTCCAATTGTCGATACCTGGTGGCAAACGGAAACTGGAGGAATTATGATTACACCGCTACCTGGGGCAATTCCGACAAAACCTGGTTCGGCAACGCGTCCTTTTCCTGGCATTCTCGCGGATGTTATTGATTTGGAAGGCAATTCGGTAGGTGACAACGAAGGTGGTTATTTAATTGTCCGTCATCCTTGGCCTGGGATGATGCGTACCGTGTATGGCGATCCCGATCGCTTCCGGCGTACCTATTGGGAACACATTCCGCCGCAAGATGGTAAATACGTCTACTTTGCTAGTGATGGTGCAAGACGTGATGAAGATGGTTACTTTTGGGTCATGGGGCGTGTCGATGATGTGATTAATGTTTCTGGACACCGTTTAGGAACGATGGAGGTTGAGTCAGCATTAGTGTCGCATCCTGCAGTTGCTGAAGCTGCGATTGTTAGTAAACCTGACGAAGTAAAGGGAGAAGATATTGTTGCTTTTGTTACTTTAGAAGGTACGTATCAACCGAGTGAACAACTGAGTAAAGAACTCAAGCAGCACGTTGTTAAAGAAATTGGTGCGATCGCGCGTCCTGGAGAAATTCGCTTTACCGATGCATTGCCAAAAACTCGTTCGGGTAAAATTATGCGGCGGTTGTTACGCAATCTTGCATCTGGACAAGAAGTATCTGGAGACACGTCTACATTAGAAGATCGTGGCGTACTCGACAAACTGCGCGAAGGTACTTAG
- the ndk gene encoding nucleoside-diphosphate kinase, translating into MERTFLAIKPDGLQRGLVGEIISRFEAKGFTLVGLKFMQVSRELAEQHYGVHREKPFFAGLVEFITSGPVVAMVWEGDGVIAAARKMIGATNPLNAEPGTIRGDLGVDIGRNIIHGSDALETATQEVSLWFKDEELVSWQPSLSSWIRE; encoded by the coding sequence TTGGAACGCACATTTTTAGCTATCAAACCCGATGGTTTACAGCGTGGACTTGTCGGCGAAATTATTAGCCGCTTTGAAGCTAAAGGATTTACCCTCGTTGGCTTGAAGTTTATGCAAGTTAGCCGCGAACTTGCCGAACAGCATTATGGTGTTCATCGGGAAAAGCCCTTTTTTGCGGGACTGGTAGAATTTATTACTTCTGGTCCTGTTGTTGCTATGGTTTGGGAAGGTGATGGCGTTATTGCCGCAGCGCGTAAAATGATTGGTGCGACGAACCCATTAAATGCTGAACCAGGTACAATTCGTGGAGATCTGGGTGTTGATATTGGACGCAACATCATTCATGGTTCAGATGCTCTAGAAACAGCAACTCAAGAAGTTAGTCTGTGGTTTAAAGATGAAGAACTCGTCAGTTGGCAACCCAGTCTCAGTTCTTGGATTCGAGAGTAG
- a CDS encoding TerC family protein translates to MIDQVFNSPFNVGIEAALVLVILIFLESVLSADNAIALAAIAQGLEDKKLERQALNFGLVVAYVLRISLILTATWVTNFWQFELLGAAYLLWLVFQYFTSDNNPEHQHHGPRFANLWQAIPVIAFTDLAFSLDSVTTAIAVSQEKWLVITGATIGIVALRFMAGLFIRWLDEFVHLEDAGYITVALVGLRLLLRVIDKNLVPPEWLMISAIAAIFAWGFSQRTKTEVAKDEVEETHQEAEISRRS, encoded by the coding sequence ATGATAGACCAAGTTTTTAATTCTCCCTTTAATGTAGGGATTGAAGCAGCTCTAGTATTAGTTATTCTAATTTTTTTAGAGTCGGTACTTTCTGCAGACAATGCGATCGCGCTAGCAGCGATTGCCCAAGGACTAGAAGATAAGAAGTTGGAACGCCAAGCGCTCAACTTTGGTTTAGTTGTCGCTTATGTATTGCGGATTAGCTTAATTCTCACAGCCACCTGGGTAACAAATTTCTGGCAGTTTGAACTCTTAGGCGCTGCATATTTACTTTGGCTAGTATTTCAGTATTTCACTTCAGATAACAATCCGGAACACCAACATCATGGTCCGCGCTTTGCTAACCTGTGGCAAGCAATTCCCGTGATTGCATTCACCGATTTGGCATTTTCTCTAGATAGTGTGACGACGGCGATCGCGGTTTCGCAAGAAAAATGGCTTGTGATTACAGGTGCGACGATAGGCATCGTCGCCTTAAGATTTATGGCTGGACTCTTTATTCGTTGGTTAGACGAATTTGTTCACTTAGAAGATGCAGGTTATATTACCGTAGCCCTAGTAGGCTTACGATTGTTATTAAGAGTCATAGACAAAAATTTGGTTCCACCTGAATGGTTGATGATTAGTGCGATCGCAGCAATCTTTGCTTGGGGTTTTTCCCAGCGAACTAAGACTGAAGTCGCTAAAGATGAAGTAGAAGAAACTCATCAAGAAGCGGAAATCAGTAGGAGAAGCTGA